A genomic window from Streptomyces sp. NBC_00234 includes:
- a CDS encoding mannose-1-phosphate guanyltransferase: MKAVVMAGGEGTRLRPMTSSMPKPLLPVANRPIMEHVLRLLKRHGLNETVVTVQFLASLVKNYFGDGEELGMELTYANEEKPLGTAGSVKNAEEALKDDTFLVISGDALTDFDLTELIAFHKAKGGLVTVCLTRVPNPLEFGITIVDEEGQVERFLEKPTWGQVFSDTVNTGIYVMEPEVFNYVQADTSVDWSGDVFPQLMKEGKPIYGYVAEGYWEDVGTHESYVKAQADVLERKVDVELDGFEISPGVWVAEGAEVHPDAVLRGPLYIGDYAKVEADVEIREHTVVGSNVVVKSGAFLHRAVVHDNVYIGQHSNLRGCVIGKNTDIMRAARIEDGAVIGDECLVGEESIIQGNVRVYPFKTIEAGAFVNTSVIWESRGQAHLFGARGVSGILNVEITPELAVRLAGAYATILKKGSTVTTARDHSRGARALKRAVISALQASAIDVRDLENVPLPVARQQTARGSAGGIMIRTSPGVPDSVDIMFIDERGADLSQALQRKLDRVYARQEYRRAFPGEIGDLHFPSSVFDSYTGSLLRNVDTTGIADANLKVVVDASNGSAGLVLPSLLGRLGVDALTINPGLDESRPTETAETRRAGLVRLGEIVSSARAAFGVRFDPVGERLSLVDELGRIIEDDRALLVMLDLVAAERRSGRVALPVTTTRVAEQVAAYHGTQVEWTTTSPDDLTRVGREENTIFGGDGRGGFIVPEFSSVFDGSAAFVRLLALVARTQLTLSQIDARIPRAHVLRRDLATPWAVKGLVMRRVVEAAGERSVDTTDGVRVVEADGRWVMVLPDPAEAVTHLWAEGPDDASAQALLDEWSAIVDSTGD, from the coding sequence ATGAAGGCCGTCGTGATGGCTGGTGGTGAAGGCACTCGCCTTCGCCCCATGACCTCAAGCATGCCCAAGCCACTTCTGCCCGTGGCCAATCGGCCCATCATGGAGCATGTGCTTCGGCTGCTCAAACGGCATGGGCTCAATGAGACCGTCGTTACCGTCCAGTTCCTCGCCTCTCTCGTCAAGAACTACTTCGGCGACGGCGAAGAACTCGGGATGGAACTGACCTATGCCAATGAGGAGAAGCCACTCGGCACAGCGGGGAGTGTGAAGAACGCCGAGGAAGCTCTCAAGGACGACACATTCCTCGTCATCTCGGGTGACGCGCTCACCGACTTCGACCTCACCGAACTCATCGCCTTCCACAAGGCGAAGGGCGGGCTTGTCACCGTCTGTCTGACGAGGGTCCCGAATCCTCTGGAATTCGGGATCACGATCGTCGACGAAGAGGGACAGGTCGAGCGATTCCTCGAGAAGCCGACCTGGGGACAGGTCTTCTCGGACACCGTCAATACGGGCATCTACGTGATGGAGCCCGAGGTATTCAACTACGTCCAGGCAGACACCTCCGTGGACTGGTCCGGAGATGTGTTCCCGCAGCTCATGAAGGAAGGCAAGCCGATCTACGGCTATGTCGCCGAGGGCTACTGGGAGGACGTGGGCACGCACGAGAGCTATGTGAAGGCTCAGGCCGACGTCCTGGAGCGCAAGGTCGACGTCGAGCTCGACGGCTTCGAGATCTCCCCGGGCGTATGGGTGGCGGAAGGCGCCGAGGTGCACCCCGACGCCGTGCTGCGCGGCCCCCTGTACATCGGTGACTACGCCAAGGTCGAGGCGGACGTCGAGATCCGCGAGCACACCGTCGTGGGGTCCAACGTCGTCGTCAAGTCCGGCGCCTTCCTGCACCGGGCGGTCGTGCACGACAACGTCTACATCGGCCAGCACAGCAATCTGCGCGGCTGTGTGATCGGCAAGAACACCGACATCATGCGGGCAGCCCGCATCGAGGACGGTGCGGTCATCGGCGACGAGTGTCTGGTCGGCGAGGAATCGATCATTCAGGGAAATGTGCGGGTCTACCCGTTCAAGACGATCGAGGCCGGGGCCTTCGTCAACACCTCGGTGATCTGGGAATCGCGCGGACAGGCGCATCTCTTCGGCGCCCGCGGTGTCTCCGGCATCCTGAACGTCGAGATCACCCCGGAGCTCGCGGTGCGGCTCGCCGGTGCGTACGCCACGATCCTCAAGAAGGGGTCGACGGTCACGACGGCACGTGACCACTCCCGTGGCGCCCGTGCACTGAAGAGAGCCGTCATCTCGGCGCTCCAGGCGAGCGCGATCGATGTCAGGGACCTGGAGAACGTCCCCCTGCCCGTGGCCCGTCAGCAGACCGCGCGCGGCAGTGCCGGCGGCATCATGATCCGTACGTCTCCCGGGGTGCCCGACTCGGTCGACATCATGTTCATCGACGAGCGGGGAGCGGACCTCTCGCAGGCGCTGCAACGCAAGCTGGACCGGGTCTACGCCCGCCAGGAGTACCGCAGGGCCTTCCCCGGTGAGATCGGGGATCTGCACTTCCCGTCCAGCGTCTTCGACTCGTACACGGGATCCCTGCTCCGTAACGTCGACACGACCGGGATCGCCGACGCGAACCTCAAGGTCGTCGTCGACGCCTCCAACGGCAGCGCCGGACTCGTGCTGCCCAGCCTGCTGGGGCGGCTCGGCGTCGACGCGCTGACCATCAACCCCGGGCTCGACGAGTCCAGGCCCACCGAGACGGCCGAGACCAGGCGCGCGGGGCTGGTGCGGCTCGGAGAGATCGTCTCCTCCGCGCGGGCCGCTTTCGGGGTGCGGTTCGACCCCGTGGGTGAGCGCCTCTCTCTCGTCGACGAACTGGGCCGGATCATCGAGGACGACCGGGCGCTGCTGGTGATGCTCGACCTCGTGGCCGCGGAGCGGCGCAGCGGGCGGGTCGCGCTGCCCGTGACGACCACGCGCGTCGCGGAGCAGGTTGCCGCGTACCACGGCACCCAGGTCGAGTGGACCACCACATCGCCGGACGACCTGACCCGCGTGGGCCGCGAAGAGAACACCATCTTCGGTGGAGACGGGCGCGGTGGCTTCATCGTTCCCGAATTCAGCAGCGTTTTCGACGGCTCGGCCGCGTTCGTCCGGCTGCTCGCCCTCGTGGCGAGGACCCAGCTCACCCTCAGCCAGATCGACGCCCGCATTCCGCGCGCCCATGTGCTGCGCCGTGACCTGGCGACGCCCTGGGCGGTCAAGGGGCTCGTCATGCGTCGCGTCGTGGAGGCGGCGGGGGAGCGCAGCGTGGACACCACGGACGGCGTCCGCGTCGTCGAGGCAGACGGGCGCTGGGTGATGGTGCTGCCCGACCCGGCCGAGGCGGTCACCCATCTGTGGGCGGAGGGTCCCGACGACGCATCGGCGCAGGCGCTCCTCGACGAGTGGTCGGCCATCGTGGACAGCACCGGCGACTGA
- a CDS encoding CDP-alcohol phosphatidyltransferase family protein codes for MEVQETRVQTDRVLTIPNILSMARLAGVPLFLWLILRPEFGGPESDGWALLVLMLSGISDYLDGKLARRWNQISSLGRLLDPAADRLYILSTLVGLTWREILPWWLTAALLARELMLLVMVGILRRHGYPPPQVNFLGKAATFNLMYAFPLLLLSDGSGWLATLAAIFGWAFAGWGTTLYWWAGILYVVQVRRLVKADEVAD; via the coding sequence GTGGAGGTCCAGGAGACTCGGGTTCAGACGGACCGGGTCCTCACCATCCCCAATATCCTCAGCATGGCTCGCCTTGCCGGGGTCCCGCTCTTCCTGTGGCTGATTCTTCGCCCCGAGTTCGGCGGGCCCGAGAGCGACGGCTGGGCCCTGCTGGTGCTGATGCTCAGCGGCATCAGTGACTACCTCGACGGAAAGCTCGCCCGTCGGTGGAACCAGATCAGCAGCCTCGGACGGCTCCTGGACCCCGCGGCCGACCGTCTCTACATTCTTTCGACCCTCGTCGGGCTGACCTGGCGGGAGATCCTGCCGTGGTGGCTCACCGCGGCACTGCTCGCCCGCGAGCTCATGCTGCTGGTGATGGTCGGGATCCTCCGCCGGCACGGCTATCCGCCTCCCCAGGTCAACTTCCTCGGGAAAGCTGCAACGTTCAACCTGATGTACGCCTTCCCCTTGTTGCTGCTCAGTGACGGAAGTGGTTGGCTTGCTACGTTGGCCGCCATTTTCGGATGGGCGTTCGCCGGATGGGGTACAACGCTCTACTGGTGGGCAGGGATCCTCTACGTGGTCCAGGTCCGCCGGCTCGTCAAGGCGGATGAAGTAGCCGATTGA
- a CDS encoding PTS sugar transporter subunit IIA, with product MTNVTSPLAGRAIGLTAVPDPVFSGAMVGPGTAIDPVREPSEAVSPIDGIVVSLHPHAFVVVDSEGHGVLTHLGIDTVQLNGEGFELLVNKGDTVVRGQGIVRWDPAAVEAAGKSAICPIVALEATADSLSDVREDGDVKIGDTLFGWQ from the coding sequence ATGACCAACGTGACGTCCCCTCTTGCCGGACGCGCCATCGGACTCACCGCGGTGCCCGACCCGGTCTTCTCCGGCGCCATGGTCGGTCCCGGAACGGCGATCGACCCCGTGCGCGAGCCGTCGGAGGCCGTATCCCCGATCGACGGCATCGTGGTCTCCCTTCACCCGCACGCCTTCGTCGTCGTCGACAGCGAAGGCCACGGCGTGCTGACGCACCTCGGCATCGACACCGTCCAGCTCAACGGCGAGGGCTTCGAGCTTCTCGTCAACAAGGGCGACACGGTCGTCCGCGGGCAGGGCATCGTGCGCTGGGACCCGGCTGCAGTGGAGGCGGCCGGCAAGTCGGCCATCTGCCCGATCGTCGCGCTCGAAGCCACCGCCGACTCCCTCTCCGACGTCCGTGAGGACGGCGACGTGAAGATCGGCGACACGCTGTTCGGCTGGCAGTAA
- the ptsP gene encoding phosphoenolpyruvate--protein phosphotransferase yields METTLRGVGVSHGVAIGEVRHMGTAVLEPPAKQIPAEEAEREQGRARQAVEAVAADLIARGNLAGGEAQHVLEAQAMMAQDPELIADVDRRIAVGSTAERGIYDAFAAYRALLANAGEYLAGRVADLDDVRNRIVARLLGVPMPGVPDSDEPYVLIARDLAPADTALLDPTLVLGFVTEEGGPTSHSAILARALGVPAVVALPGAGELAEGTVVAVDGSTGEIFVEPSDEKRAEMESAAAARKAALSAATGPGATSDGHKVPLLANIGGPGDVPAALEAGAEGVGLFRTEFLFLDDSKHAPSEEKQVTAYRAVLEAFPEGRVVVRVLDAGADKPLDFLTPADEPNPALGVRGLRSLLDHPDVLRTQLTALAKAVEGLPVYLEVMAPMVADRADAKAFADACREAGLQAKFGAMVEIPSAALRARSILQEVEFLSLGTNDLAQYTFAADRQVGAVSRLQDPWQPALLDLVALSADAAKAEGKSCGVCGEAASDPLLACVLTGLGVTSLSMGAASIPYVRATLAKHTLAQCERAAAAARAADSAEEARSAAQAVLSGE; encoded by the coding sequence ATGGAGACAACGCTGCGAGGCGTCGGTGTGAGCCACGGTGTGGCGATCGGCGAGGTTCGGCATATGGGTACGGCGGTTCTCGAACCGCCGGCCAAGCAGATTCCCGCGGAGGAGGCCGAGCGCGAACAGGGGCGTGCCCGGCAGGCTGTGGAAGCTGTTGCCGCCGACCTGATTGCACGCGGCAATCTGGCCGGGGGCGAGGCTCAGCACGTGCTCGAGGCCCAGGCCATGATGGCGCAGGACCCCGAGCTCATCGCTGATGTGGACCGGCGTATCGCCGTCGGCAGCACCGCCGAGCGCGGTATCTACGACGCGTTCGCCGCCTACCGTGCTCTGCTGGCCAACGCCGGTGAGTATCTGGCGGGGCGGGTCGCGGACCTCGACGACGTGCGGAACCGGATCGTCGCCCGGCTGCTCGGTGTGCCGATGCCGGGTGTCCCGGACAGCGACGAGCCGTACGTGCTCATCGCGCGGGATCTCGCGCCGGCCGACACGGCTCTGCTCGACCCGACTCTGGTGCTCGGATTCGTGACCGAGGAGGGCGGGCCCACCAGCCACAGCGCCATTCTCGCGCGGGCGCTCGGTGTTCCTGCCGTCGTGGCGCTGCCCGGTGCCGGCGAACTGGCCGAGGGCACGGTTGTCGCGGTCGACGGCTCGACCGGCGAGATCTTCGTCGAGCCGAGCGACGAGAAGCGCGCGGAGATGGAGAGCGCTGCCGCGGCCCGCAAGGCCGCGCTGTCCGCTGCGACCGGTCCGGGTGCGACCTCGGACGGCCACAAGGTTCCGCTGCTCGCCAACATCGGTGGCCCCGGCGACGTGCCGGCGGCCTTGGAGGCGGGCGCCGAGGGCGTCGGGCTGTTCCGTACGGAGTTCCTGTTCCTCGACGACAGCAAGCACGCGCCGTCCGAGGAGAAGCAGGTCACGGCGTACCGCGCGGTGCTGGAGGCGTTCCCCGAAGGCCGTGTGGTCGTACGGGTGCTGGACGCGGGCGCGGACAAGCCGCTGGACTTCCTGACCCCGGCGGACGAGCCGAACCCGGCACTGGGTGTGCGGGGGCTGCGCAGCCTGCTGGACCACCCCGATGTGCTGCGGACGCAGCTGACGGCGCTGGCGAAGGCGGTCGAGGGGCTGCCCGTCTATCTCGAGGTCATGGCGCCGATGGTCGCCGACCGCGCGGATGCCAAGGCGTTCGCCGATGCCTGCCGCGAGGCCGGGCTCCAGGCGAAGTTCGGCGCGATGGTGGAGATTCCGTCCGCCGCGCTCCGGGCCCGTTCGATCCTGCAGGAGGTGGAGTTCCTGTCGCTGGGTACCAATGACCTGGCGCAGTACACCTTCGCCGCCGACCGTCAGGTGGGGGCCGTGTCCCGGCTCCAGGACCCGTGGCAGCCGGCGCTGCTGGACCTGGTCGCGCTGTCGGCCGATGCCGCCAAGGCCGAGGGCAAGAGCTGCGGTGTCTGTGGTGAGGCCGCCTCGGACCCGCTCCTCGCCTGTGTGCTGACCGGTCTGGGCGTCACCTCTCTCTCGATGGGTGCGGCGTCCATTCCCTACGTACGCGCCACGCTGGCCAAGCACACGCTGGCCCAGTGCGAGCGTGCGGCTGCCGCCGCGCGTGCTGCGGACTCCGCCGAAGAGGCGCGGAGCGCCGCACAGGCGGTGCTGTCGGGCGAGTAG
- a CDS encoding acetoacetate--CoA ligase: MTARADETPLWEPDDDRIAAAAVTRFQHWAAGRYGAPAEGGYAALHRWSVDELDTFWKAVADWFDVRFSTPYEAVIGERSMPGAQWFPGATLNYAEHALRTAEDPLRAGAPALLHVDENHTQVPISWSALRRQVGSLAAELRALGVTPGDRVSGYLPNVPQAVVAFLATAAVGAVWTSCAPDFGARSVLDRFQQVEPVVLFTVDGYRYGGKEHDRTDTVAELRRDLPTLRAVVHIPLLGTDAPEGTLEWSALTAADTEPVFEQVPFDHPLWVLYSSGTTGLPKAIVQSQGGILLEHFKQIGLHCDLGPDDRFFWYTSTGWMMWNFLVSGLLTGTTVVLYDGSPGYPDVGAQWRVAEQTGATLFGTSAAYVMACRKAGIHPGRDYDLSRVQCVATTGSPLPPDGFRWLHDEVAEDLWIASVSGGTDVCSCFAGAVPTLPVHIGELQAPCLGTDLQSWDATGKPLTGEVGELVVTNPLPSMPIRFWNDPDGSRYHDSYFDMFPGVWRHGDWITMTDHGSVVIHGRSDSTLNRQGVRMGSADIYEAVERLPEIRESLVIGLEEPAGGYWMPLFVHLAEGATLDDRLRDTIKRTIRENLSPRHVPDEVIEVPAIPHTLTGKRIEVPVKRLLQGTPLAKAVNPGSVDNLELLHFYVELARTRH, translated from the coding sequence ATGACCGCACGTGCCGACGAAACCCCCCTGTGGGAGCCCGACGACGACCGCATCGCCGCCGCGGCCGTCACCCGCTTCCAGCACTGGGCGGCCGGGCGGTACGGAGCACCGGCCGAAGGCGGATACGCGGCACTGCACCGCTGGTCGGTCGATGAACTCGACACCTTCTGGAAGGCCGTTGCCGACTGGTTCGACGTACGGTTCTCCACCCCGTACGAGGCCGTCATCGGTGAACGCTCCATGCCCGGCGCCCAGTGGTTCCCCGGCGCCACCCTCAACTACGCGGAGCACGCCCTGCGCACCGCCGAGGACCCGCTCAGGGCCGGCGCGCCCGCCCTGCTCCACGTCGACGAGAACCACACCCAGGTGCCGATCAGCTGGTCGGCCCTGCGCCGCCAGGTCGGCTCACTCGCCGCCGAACTCCGCGCGCTCGGCGTCACCCCCGGCGACCGGGTCAGCGGGTACCTCCCCAACGTCCCCCAAGCGGTCGTGGCCTTCCTCGCCACCGCGGCCGTCGGCGCGGTGTGGACCTCCTGCGCCCCGGACTTCGGCGCCCGCAGCGTCCTCGACCGCTTCCAGCAGGTCGAACCCGTCGTACTGTTCACCGTCGACGGCTACCGCTACGGAGGCAAGGAACACGACCGCACCGACACCGTCGCGGAGCTGCGCCGGGACCTCCCCACCCTGCGCGCCGTCGTCCACATCCCGCTGCTCGGCACGGACGCGCCCGAAGGCACCCTCGAATGGTCGGCCCTCACGGCCGCGGACACCGAGCCCGTGTTCGAGCAGGTCCCCTTCGACCACCCGCTCTGGGTGCTGTACTCCTCCGGCACCACCGGACTCCCCAAGGCGATCGTCCAGTCCCAGGGCGGCATCCTGCTCGAACACTTCAAGCAGATCGGCCTGCACTGCGACCTCGGTCCCGACGACCGCTTCTTCTGGTACACGTCCACCGGCTGGATGATGTGGAACTTCCTCGTCTCCGGCCTGCTCACCGGCACCACGGTCGTGCTGTACGACGGCAGCCCCGGCTATCCGGACGTCGGCGCCCAGTGGCGTGTCGCCGAACAGACCGGAGCCACCCTCTTCGGTACCTCGGCCGCGTACGTCATGGCCTGCCGCAAGGCCGGAATCCACCCCGGACGGGACTACGACCTCTCCCGTGTCCAGTGCGTGGCCACCACCGGCTCCCCGCTGCCGCCCGACGGCTTCCGCTGGCTCCACGACGAGGTGGCAGAAGACCTCTGGATCGCCTCGGTCAGCGGCGGCACGGACGTCTGCAGCTGCTTCGCCGGCGCGGTCCCGACGCTCCCCGTACACATCGGTGAACTCCAGGCCCCCTGCCTGGGCACGGACCTCCAGTCCTGGGACGCCACCGGCAAGCCGCTCACCGGCGAGGTCGGCGAGCTCGTCGTCACCAACCCGCTGCCCTCGATGCCCATCCGCTTCTGGAACGACCCCGACGGCAGCCGCTACCACGACAGCTACTTCGACATGTTTCCCGGCGTCTGGCGCCACGGGGACTGGATCACGATGACCGACCACGGCTCGGTCGTCATCCACGGCCGCTCGGACTCCACGCTCAACCGCCAGGGCGTACGCATGGGCTCGGCCGACATCTACGAGGCCGTCGAACGGCTCCCCGAGATCCGCGAATCCCTCGTGATCGGCCTGGAGGAACCCGCCGGCGGCTACTGGATGCCGCTCTTCGTCCACCTCGCCGAAGGCGCCACCCTCGACGACAGGCTGCGCGACACCATCAAACGGACCATCCGCGAGAACCTCTCCCCGCGCCACGTGCCCGACGAGGTCATCGAGGTGCCCGCCATTCCGCACACCCTCACCGGCAAGCGCATCGAGGTTCCGGTCAAGCGCCTCCTCCAGGGCACGCCCCTGGCCAAGGCCGTCAACCCGGGCTCCGTGGACAACCTCGAACTCCTCCACTTCTACGTGGAGCTCGCCCGCACACGCCACTGA